From the genome of Streptomyces ficellus:
TCGATTCCGGCCGCCGTCCCCGCGGAGGTGAGGACGTCGCCGTCGTCGACGAACAGCTCCCGCGGGTCCACGTGGACCGACGGGTAGCGCTTGGCGAGCGTCGGCGCGTACATCCAGTGCGTGGTGGCGGGCCGCCCGTCCAGTAATCCGGCGGCGGCGAGCACGAACGCGCCGGTGCACAGGCCGACGATGCGGGCGCCCTCCTCGTGTGCGCGGCGCAGCGCGTCGAGCGCCTCGGCCGGTGGCGGCGAGGTGATCGACCGCCAGGCCGGTACGACGACGGTGCCGGCCCTGCTGATGGCCTCCAGCCCGTACGGCGCGGTGAGTTCGAGTCCGCCGGTGGTCCGCAGCGGTCCGTCCTCACCCGCGCAGACGAGCAGCCTGTAGCGCGGTACTCCGGCGTCCTGGCGGTCAATCCCGAACACCGAAAGCGGAATAGAACTCTCGAAGATGGGGCCGCCGCTGAACAGCAGCACTGCGACGACCTCACGGCGGCGCCGTCCGGACAGTTTGCGTCCGGTCTCCGGTGCGGCGGAGTCCTGGCTCATGACGCTAAGCCCCCCTCGGTGTTCGCGTCTCCTAGGTCCTGTCGCTCCTGCACGTTTCCCCTCGGTTTTGCACGAGTCCCCAGTCTTCGATAGTCATGATCGAATCTACTGCGTCCCGTTGTGCCGGAGTGACAAGTTCCGCATCCGGCACTATGTCGACAAGGCAACTTGGCGCGAAGCATTCGATCACGAAGCGTTCCACTCGCGGGGCCCGCAGGGAAGTGCGCATCACGCGCATGGCCCAACCACGTAGGGTGCAAAAGCCCCTCGCAGCCCTTTCTCGCCTGGTGACAAGGGGGTTGGCAGGCCATTCTGGCAAGGAATCGCCACTCGGCCGAAGTTGGCTGAAAACATATGGGTGCGGATGTGCGAACGGGTCAGTCTCCGGACGCGCACCCCGCCGTGTGACGGCTTCCGCGGTGCGTCCCGGCGCCCGGCCGCGAGTGCCGGCCGCCGCGCGGCGCCACGCCCGCCGGGGCCGCCCGCCCGGCCGTCGCCCGCCCGGTCGTCGCCCGCCCGCAGGCCACCCGCTCCAGGGCCACCCGCTCGGAGCGGCGCAGCAGCACCCGGCACGCGGCCGTCACGGCGGCCAGCCCCACCGCGGTGCCCGCCGCGCCGCCGAAGGACGTGCCGTACACCAGCAGGACCACGGGGACCAGCGCGCAGCTGAAGGCGGCCCAGCGGACCACGTCGCTCGCCGACTCGGACGCGGACGACGGGGCGGGGGCGGACTGGTGTGCGGGCACGGGAACTCCCTGGGGGCTGCGGACCGCGGACCGCGTGGTGCTCGCCGCGGGCCGCGGTATGACCGGTCGGACCGTTGGCCAACGACGGCCGGCCGCCCCGGTCACTGCCCGTCGCGGCCGGAGGGAGTACCGGCCGGTCGGCATGGTTTCTCCTTATTAATAGGGCACCACACACGGCCCGTCCTTGGCGACCCCTTCGGCACGGCTGGAGGAAGGTTGCCGCGGGCTCCCACCCATGACCCCCGGCGCGCGGGCCGGGGGACGAGACGGGCGCAGACGCCTGTAAGGGGCATCCGGCATTGCCATACGGCACGGGCTCGTGCATGCTCCCTGGAACGCCGTGTGACCGCCGCGGCAGGGTGGCGGGCACTGGGCAGCGGAGGAGTGCCGCCGTACCCTTGGGGGTATGGGGTTGGGAAGATGATTCCCGGACACAGCTCCTCCGCCAAGCGTTGGATCCCTGCTCCTTCTCAAGAGGACCCTCTTCGCCGAGACACCGATGGCCGGTCACGAAATCCCTGAACCCGCGGACCGCAGGCAGGTCGCCGACTCCCCGGTCGACCCCCTCGCGGCGGACCAGACGCGCCACCACTGCGATCCCGCCTTCCAGCACGGGGTGGTCGTCGGCTTCGACGGCTCGACCTCCAGCGAGCGGGCGCTGGCGTACGCCATCGGCATGGCCCGGCGGTCCGGCTCCGGCCTGATCATCGTGCACGTGGCGAACCGGCTGCCCACCACCGTCTGGGCCGGCTGCGAGCCGCCCGTCTTCGTCGACGTGCCGGACCACCGCACCGAGGTGCTGGGCCTGGAGCTGGCCTGCGCGGACTACCTCTCCGAGGTGCCGTGGATCCTGGTCGAGCGCGGCGGTGACATCTGCCACGAGCTGGAGGAGGTCGGCCGCGAGTACTCGGCCGACGCCATCGTCGTCGGCTCCACGCACGGCATCGTCGGCCGCATCTTCGGCTCGGTGGCCGGACGGCTGGCGCGGCGCGCGCAGCGGCCCGTCGTCGTCATCCCGTAACCACGCCGTGCTCCGCCGGTGATACGGCGTCAATTCCCCTTGCGCCGGGCGAAATTCAGCCGCACCAAGAGGTGGTTCGTGCGCTTGTGAAGGGTATATCCAGATGGCTGGGAAGCAGCACAACTGCACATGAGCATGAAGGGAGCCCGCCGTGGACAACGACGTCTCTGCGGGGAGCACCACCTCCACTCTCGGCCACCTCGCACTCGGCCTGACGCTGCTCGCGTTCGGCATCGGCAGCACTGGTGTGATCGACAACGTCGCGGCCTCCGACGCCGCGGCCCTCGCGACCTGGGTCGGCGGGGTCGCCCTGTTCGTCGCCGGACTCCTCGAACTGCGCGCGGGCGACGGGCGGACCGGCACCGCCTTCGCCGGTCTCGGCGCCTTCTGGTTCGCCTGGGGCACGGGCGTGGGCTCCGGGGTCTCCACCGAGGCCGCCGGGCTCTTCATGGTCCTGTGGGCGATGCTGGCGCTCAGCCTCACCGCGGCCGCCTCGGGCACCGGACTGCTCGGCCAGGGCGTGTACGGCCTGCTGACCCTCTCCCTGCTGCTCTCCGGCATCGGCGCCTTCGCGGACGCCTCCGTCCTCGGGCGGATCGGCGGCTGGGCCGCGGCGGTGGCCGGTCTCGCGGCCTGGTACGGGGCGACCGCGTCGCTCGCCGCCTGGCCCGCCTTCAAGGGGCGCGCCGCCGGCCGGGGTGTGACGGCCACCGGCTGAAGCGGCCACGGGGCCGGTGCCAGGGCGGAGGGCACGCCCTGAGGGCGGCACCGGCCGTACGGAAAGGGCGACCCCCGGCGCGTTGGTGGCACGCGCCGGGGGTCGCCCGCGTCCGGGACCTGCTCGTCCGGGACCGCTCCGTCCGGGACCAGCTCGTCCGGGTCCTACTCCACCGTGACGGACTTCGCCAGGTTGCGCGGCTTGTCGATGTCCCGGCCCAGCGCG
Proteins encoded in this window:
- a CDS encoding universal stress protein; protein product: MAGHEIPEPADRRQVADSPVDPLAADQTRHHCDPAFQHGVVVGFDGSTSSERALAYAIGMARRSGSGLIIVHVANRLPTTVWAGCEPPVFVDVPDHRTEVLGLELACADYLSEVPWILVERGGDICHELEEVGREYSADAIVVGSTHGIVGRIFGSVAGRLARRAQRPVVVIP
- a CDS encoding GPR1/FUN34/YaaH family transporter, with amino-acid sequence MDNDVSAGSTTSTLGHLALGLTLLAFGIGSTGVIDNVAASDAAALATWVGGVALFVAGLLELRAGDGRTGTAFAGLGAFWFAWGTGVGSGVSTEAAGLFMVLWAMLALSLTAAASGTGLLGQGVYGLLTLSLLLSGIGAFADASVLGRIGGWAAAVAGLAAWYGATASLAAWPAFKGRAAGRGVTATG